The proteins below are encoded in one region of Rhizobium sp. 9140:
- a CDS encoding 3-hydroxybutyryl-CoA dehydrogenase has translation MIKNVGIVGAGQMGCGIAQVAAMAGYKVHLYDIAPDRIEAGLATINGNMARQVSSGKLTEDERKKALTLIKGSSDLTDLSPADLVIEAATEDEAIKRKIYVAVCPVLKPDAILATNTSSLSITRLASATDRPERFMGIHFMNPVPVMKLVELVRGIATEEGTFASARQFVTALDKTITVAEDFPAFIVNRILLPMINEAIYTLYEGVGTVDAIDTAMKLGANHPMGPLQLADFIGLDTCLSIMQVLHDGLADSKYRPCPLLVKYVEAGWLGRKSGRGFYDYRGETPVPTR, from the coding sequence ATGATCAAGAATGTCGGAATCGTCGGTGCGGGACAAATGGGCTGCGGCATTGCGCAGGTCGCCGCCATGGCAGGCTACAAGGTACACCTCTACGACATCGCGCCCGACCGCATCGAGGCCGGCCTTGCCACGATCAACGGCAACATGGCCCGCCAGGTCTCCTCCGGAAAACTGACCGAGGATGAGCGCAAGAAGGCGCTGACGCTGATCAAGGGCTCCTCCGACCTCACGGATCTGTCGCCGGCCGACCTCGTGATCGAGGCCGCCACCGAAGACGAAGCGATCAAGCGCAAGATCTACGTCGCCGTCTGTCCGGTCCTCAAGCCGGACGCGATCCTTGCCACCAACACCTCGTCCCTTTCGATCACACGCCTCGCCTCCGCCACGGACCGGCCGGAGCGCTTCATGGGCATCCACTTCATGAACCCGGTTCCGGTCATGAAGCTCGTGGAACTGGTGCGCGGCATTGCAACCGAGGAAGGCACGTTCGCCTCGGCCCGCCAGTTCGTCACCGCCCTCGACAAGACCATTACGGTTGCAGAGGATTTTCCCGCCTTCATCGTCAACCGCATCCTCCTGCCGATGATCAACGAGGCGATCTATACGCTGTACGAAGGCGTCGGCACCGTCGATGCCATCGACACCGCCATGAAGCTCGGCGCGAACCACCCCATGGGGCCGCTTCAGCTTGCAGACTTCATCGGCCTCGACACCTGCCTGTCGATCATGCAGGTCCTCCATGACGGCCTCGCCGACAGCAAGTACCGCCCCTGCCCGCTTCTGGTGAAATATGTCGAGGCCGGCTGGCTCGGCCGAAAGTCCGGCCGCGGCTTCTACGACTATCGCGGGGAAACCCCGGTTCCGACGCGGTAG
- a CDS encoding thiol:disulfide interchange protein TlpA — protein MTDPGKPRSALRLVALAALLGLIAGAAAVYVRQSGSGNAPEVASLGDAGQCAAASDNIAGLTPLMKGQVAAMAPADRPRLLEGLTFKDGAGKDITLADFKGRTVLLNLWATWCVPCREEMPALDRLEAAEGSDRFEVVAVNIDTGNDEKPKAFLSETGVKALKPYRDASMGVFNALKKEGLAFGLPVTVLLDDKGCLLSAMNGPAAWDGEEGRALVRAATSAGGS, from the coding sequence ATGACAGACCCGGGAAAACCCCGCTCCGCCCTGCGGCTCGTGGCGCTTGCAGCCCTTCTGGGCCTGATCGCCGGTGCGGCTGCGGTATACGTCAGGCAAAGCGGGTCTGGCAATGCTCCGGAGGTCGCTTCCCTGGGGGATGCGGGGCAATGTGCTGCGGCGTCCGACAATATTGCAGGGCTGACGCCGCTGATGAAGGGGCAGGTCGCCGCCATGGCGCCGGCGGACCGGCCGCGGCTTCTGGAGGGACTGACCTTCAAGGACGGCGCGGGCAAAGACATCACGCTCGCCGATTTCAAGGGTCGCACCGTGCTTCTCAATCTCTGGGCGACATGGTGCGTGCCTTGCCGCGAGGAGATGCCCGCGCTGGACAGGCTGGAGGCGGCCGAGGGGAGCGACCGCTTCGAGGTGGTCGCCGTCAATATCGACACCGGCAACGACGAGAAGCCGAAAGCGTTTCTTTCGGAGACGGGCGTGAAGGCGCTGAAACCCTACCGCGATGCCTCCATGGGCGTCTTCAATGCCCTGAAGAAGGAGGGGCTCGCCTTCGGTCTGCCGGTGACCGTGTTGCTGGACGACAAGGGTTGCCTGCTGTCCGCTATGAACGGGCCGGCGGCCTGGGATGGCGAGGAGGGGCGGGCGCTGGTGCGGGCCGCCACGTCGGCGGGCGGCTCCTGA
- a CDS encoding cob(I)yrinic acid a,c-diamide adenosyltransferase, whose protein sequence is MVKLNKIYTRTGDDGTTGLAAGPRRLKNDLRIECYGTIDEANAAIGMARLTTSSEPEVDEMLKRIQNDLFDLGADLSTPDTGETLPYEPLRIVAGQVARLESEIDRLNADLEPLRSFVLNGGTPAAAHLHLARTIARRAERAMVALSHTEGETVSPAALEYVNRLSDFLFVAARWLNDRGRGDVLWVPGLTR, encoded by the coding sequence ATGGTCAAGCTCAACAAAATCTACACCCGCACCGGCGACGACGGCACGACAGGCCTTGCCGCCGGCCCGCGCCGCCTCAAGAACGACCTGCGGATTGAATGCTACGGCACGATCGACGAGGCGAATGCCGCGATCGGCATGGCGCGCCTGACGACGTCGAGCGAGCCGGAGGTCGACGAGATGCTGAAGCGCATCCAGAACGATCTTTTCGACCTTGGCGCTGACCTTTCGACGCCGGATACCGGCGAGACCCTGCCCTATGAGCCGCTGCGCATCGTTGCCGGTCAGGTCGCGCGTCTGGAAAGCGAGATCGACCGTCTGAACGCCGATCTGGAGCCGCTGCGCTCCTTCGTGCTCAACGGCGGCACCCCGGCCGCAGCCCACCTGCACCTCGCCCGCACCATCGCGCGCCGTGCCGAGCGCGCCATGGTCGCCCTCTCCCACACGGAAGGCGAGACGGTCAGCCCGGCGGCGCTCGAATATGTCAACCGGCTCTCCGACTTCCTCTTCGTCGCGGCCCGCTGGCTGAACGATCGCGGTCGCGGCGACGTGCTCTGGGTGCCCGGGCTCACAAGGTAA
- a CDS encoding electron transfer flavoprotein subunit alpha/FixB family protein encodes MAILLLADHDGQTVSDATARTISAATAIGGDIHVLVAGDGADASAASAAALAGVSKVLLANDAGLANNLAEPLAALLVSLAGSYDVLIAPATSVGKNVMPRVAALLDVAQISEITEVVSADTFKRPIYAGNAIQTVQSGDAKKVITVRTSTFAPAAAGGSASVEPVPAAADPGLSTFVGDALSSSDRPELTSAKIIVSGGRALGSAEKFQEVILPLADKLGAAVGASRAAVDAGYAPNDWQVGQTGKVVAPQLYIACGISGAIQHLAGMKDSKVIVAINKDEDAPIFQVADYGLVGDIFTLLPELEKAL; translated from the coding sequence ATGGCCATTCTTCTTCTGGCGGATCATGACGGTCAGACCGTTTCCGACGCCACCGCCCGCACCATCAGCGCCGCAACCGCCATCGGCGGCGACATTCACGTTCTGGTCGCCGGCGACGGTGCGGATGCCTCGGCAGCAAGCGCTGCAGCTCTTGCCGGCGTCTCCAAGGTCCTGCTCGCCAACGATGCGGGCCTTGCCAACAACCTTGCCGAGCCGCTGGCAGCCCTGCTCGTGTCGCTTGCCGGCAGCTACGATGTGCTGATCGCGCCGGCCACCTCCGTCGGCAAGAACGTCATGCCCCGCGTGGCAGCCCTGCTCGATGTCGCCCAGATCTCGGAAATCACCGAGGTCGTCTCGGCCGACACGTTCAAACGGCCGATCTATGCCGGAAACGCCATCCAGACGGTGCAGTCGGGCGATGCCAAAAAGGTCATCACCGTGCGCACCTCGACATTCGCGCCCGCCGCCGCCGGCGGTTCGGCATCGGTCGAGCCCGTGCCTGCCGCGGCCGATCCGGGCCTGTCCACCTTCGTCGGCGATGCCCTGTCCTCCTCCGACCGTCCGGAACTGACGTCGGCGAAGATCATCGTTTCCGGCGGCCGCGCGCTCGGCTCGGCGGAAAAGTTCCAGGAGGTCATCCTGCCGCTCGCCGACAAGCTGGGTGCCGCCGTCGGCGCATCGCGCGCCGCCGTCGATGCCGGATATGCCCCGAACGACTGGCAGGTCGGCCAGACCGGCAAGGTCGTCGCCCCGCAACTCTATATCGCCTGCGGCATTTCCGGCGCCATCCAGCACCTCGCCGGCATGAAGGACTCCAAGGTCATCGTCGCCATCAACAAGGACGAGGACGCCCCGATCTTCCAGGTCGCGGATTACGGCCTCGTCGGCGACATCTTCACGCTGCTGCCGGAACTCGAAAAAGCGCTGTGA
- a CDS encoding LPS translocon maturation chaperone LptM — protein sequence MTFRTAALTALLLTATVLTASGCGRKGDLERPSVAREQAAKEAGNTTRTPSAAPSGLVRPASGAAPASSAVTGNASSQTTAVTQMNVVPGSDNAAARSGRTGDQTDVPERPFLLDPLL from the coding sequence ATGACATTCCGGACTGCCGCCCTGACGGCGCTGCTTCTGACGGCAACGGTGCTGACGGCCTCCGGCTGCGGCCGCAAGGGAGATCTCGAACGTCCGAGCGTCGCCCGCGAGCAGGCTGCGAAGGAGGCGGGGAACACGACCCGTACGCCATCCGCCGCCCCGTCCGGGCTTGTGCGCCCGGCAAGCGGCGCCGCACCGGCCAGCTCCGCCGTGACCGGCAACGCATCCAGCCAGACGACGGCCGTCACGCAGATGAACGTCGTTCCCGGATCGGACAACGCAGCCGCCCGCAGCGGCCGCACCGGCGACCAGACCGACGTTCCCGAGCGCCCCTTCCTCCTCGATCCGCTGCTCTGA
- a CDS encoding electron transfer flavoprotein subunit beta/FixA family protein, with protein MKILVTVKRVVDYNVKIRVKPDGSGVELANVKMSMNPFDEISVEEALRLKEAGKASEVVVVSIGPAKAEETLRTALAMGADRAILVETDAAVEPLAVAKILKGVVEAEQPSLVIVGKQAIDDDSNQTGQMLSALLGWSQGTFASKVELGADKATVTREVDGGLQTIDIKLPAVVTTDLRLNEPRYASLPNIMKAKKKPLDKKTPADFGVDTAPRLTVLKTEEPASRKAGIKVGSVAELVDKLKNEAGVL; from the coding sequence ATGAAAATTCTTGTCACCGTGAAGCGCGTCGTTGACTACAACGTCAAGATCCGCGTCAAGCCGGACGGTTCCGGCGTCGAGCTTGCCAATGTGAAGATGTCGATGAACCCCTTCGACGAAATCTCCGTGGAAGAAGCGCTGCGGCTGAAGGAAGCGGGCAAGGCAAGCGAAGTGGTCGTCGTCTCGATCGGCCCGGCCAAGGCCGAGGAAACGTTGCGCACCGCCCTCGCCATGGGCGCGGACCGCGCCATCCTCGTCGAGACCGACGCTGCCGTCGAGCCGCTGGCCGTCGCCAAGATCCTGAAGGGCGTCGTGGAGGCCGAACAGCCCTCGCTCGTTATCGTCGGCAAGCAGGCCATCGACGACGACAGCAACCAGACGGGCCAGATGCTGTCGGCACTGCTCGGCTGGAGCCAGGGTACGTTCGCCTCCAAGGTCGAACTCGGCGCCGACAAGGCGACCGTGACCCGCGAAGTGGATGGCGGTCTCCAGACGATCGACATCAAGCTTCCCGCCGTCGTCACGACGGACCTGCGCCTCAACGAGCCGCGCTACGCCTCGCTGCCCAACATCATGAAGGCGAAGAAGAAGCCGCTCGACAAGAAGACACCTGCCGATTTCGGTGTCGATACAGCACCGCGCCTGACCGTTCTGAAGACAGAGGAGCCCGCCAGCCGCAAGGCAGGCATCAAGGTCGGCTCGGTCGCCGAACTCGTCGACAAGCTGAAGAACGAAGCCGGCGTGCTCTAG
- a CDS encoding TIGR02302 family protein — protein MAEFRRQTNSDGKDRTSGMARALARKRGFARFVIIAERLAPRALPPIAVAFLFLSAAWFGLFRTVPPLVHAGLLLAFVLAFIAALVPVFRVRLPDTHEADRLLEERNALPHQAIGVQHDRPATGGAFGQALWLEHQSRMARMIGALEAGLPRPDIARHDSLGLRALPVLLVAIAFAYSYSNRAGLVSDAFRIPENIVAPPDVRIDAWVTPPAYTGRAPVFLTGRQDQPPAGTELQGTEASLFRIPQFSDVTVRVTSAGTATDTTVTFLDKGATAATPITPQKPEKAPGQEAAAGNAAPAPEAAANAPVDNSTHLYKITRDGTLTVGKETWQFAVIPDAVPDIAFDGTPRATVNAALEIPFLARDDYGLSEAFAEIVPTEAAPAEATPLYPAPEYRLDLPRRNAKDAKATASRNLSEHPLAGKRVRITLVARDAAGQEGRSVPQEMILPARRFTQPLAGAVAEERQVMALNSKDLPRAIELNDALNIRPEDNIPNLTHFLLLQSAKGRMELARDEEMMRGTADYLWEVALGIEDGNLSLAERNLREAQQKLSDALERNASDEEIAKAMQELREAMKEFMQALAEQAMKNPQMAARPNMENMLSSKDLDKMMDQIENLAKSGSKDQARQMLSEMQRMMNNLQAGRSPQDMQQGQDNSEMRQQMDKLGQLMQEQQRLMEQTFKHDQALRNRMQMGDPLTDENLFEQQPGEQNQQQGQQQQEQQGGDATGQMTEEQLRQALKDLQGQQQALEKQLGELQKGLEGMGIKPGKGFGQAGREMKGAAGQLGEGQGEQAVGSQGRALQALREGAQDMMNQMSQGQGQGQGPGQGIPQYGQNGRDPLGRRQQNPGPDFGDQVKVPDEIDTQRAREILDEIRRRLGNNVSPEVERQYLERLLDIR, from the coding sequence ATGGCAGAATTCCGGCGGCAGACGAATTCAGACGGCAAAGACCGCACGTCCGGCATGGCGCGCGCGCTGGCCCGGAAGCGCGGCTTTGCGCGCTTCGTCATCATTGCCGAGCGTTTGGCACCGCGCGCCCTTCCGCCCATTGCCGTCGCCTTCCTGTTCCTGTCCGCAGCCTGGTTCGGCCTCTTCCGCACCGTGCCGCCGCTGGTGCATGCCGGCCTGCTGCTCGCCTTCGTCCTTGCCTTCATCGCGGCTCTCGTACCCGTCTTCCGCGTCCGCCTGCCCGATACGCACGAGGCGGATCGACTTCTCGAAGAGCGCAACGCCCTGCCGCATCAGGCTATCGGCGTTCAGCACGACAGACCGGCGACCGGCGGCGCCTTCGGGCAGGCGCTCTGGCTCGAGCACCAGAGCCGCATGGCCCGGATGATCGGCGCGCTCGAAGCCGGCCTGCCGCGCCCTGATATCGCGCGCCATGACAGCCTCGGCCTGCGCGCCCTGCCGGTCCTCCTCGTCGCCATCGCCTTCGCCTATTCCTATTCCAACCGCGCCGGGCTCGTATCCGATGCGTTCCGCATTCCCGAAAACATCGTTGCGCCGCCGGATGTGCGCATCGACGCCTGGGTCACGCCGCCCGCCTATACCGGCCGAGCGCCGGTCTTCCTTACAGGCCGGCAGGACCAGCCGCCGGCAGGCACGGAGCTTCAGGGCACCGAGGCGAGCCTGTTCCGTATCCCGCAGTTCAGCGACGTCACCGTGCGCGTCACGAGCGCGGGTACGGCCACCGACACCACTGTGACCTTCCTCGACAAGGGTGCGACAGCAGCAACGCCGATCACCCCGCAAAAGCCGGAAAAGGCGCCCGGTCAGGAGGCTGCGGCCGGCAATGCGGCGCCAGCTCCCGAAGCCGCGGCAAACGCGCCGGTCGACAACAGCACCCATCTCTACAAGATAACCCGCGACGGCACGCTAACGGTCGGCAAGGAGACATGGCAGTTCGCCGTCATTCCCGATGCCGTCCCGGACATCGCCTTCGATGGCACCCCGCGCGCCACGGTCAACGCCGCGCTGGAGATCCCCTTCCTCGCCAGGGACGATTACGGCCTCAGCGAAGCCTTCGCCGAGATCGTGCCGACCGAAGCAGCACCGGCAGAAGCGACGCCGCTCTATCCCGCGCCCGAATATCGCCTGGACCTGCCCCGCCGCAACGCCAAGGACGCCAAGGCGACCGCCAGCCGGAACCTGTCGGAGCATCCGCTGGCCGGCAAGCGCGTGCGCATCACGCTGGTCGCACGCGATGCGGCCGGACAGGAAGGCCGCAGCGTACCGCAGGAGATGATCCTGCCCGCCCGCCGCTTCACTCAGCCGCTCGCCGGTGCCGTGGCGGAGGAGCGTCAGGTGATGGCGCTGAACAGCAAGGACCTGCCCCGCGCCATCGAGCTCAACGACGCGCTGAACATCCGCCCGGAAGACAATATCCCCAACCTCACCCACTTTCTCCTGCTCCAGTCCGCCAAGGGCCGCATGGAGCTTGCGCGCGACGAGGAGATGATGCGCGGCACCGCCGACTATCTCTGGGAAGTCGCGCTCGGCATTGAGGACGGCAATCTGTCACTTGCCGAACGCAATCTGCGCGAAGCCCAGCAGAAGCTGTCGGACGCGCTGGAGCGCAACGCCTCCGACGAGGAAATCGCCAAGGCGATGCAGGAACTGCGCGAGGCGATGAAGGAATTCATGCAGGCTCTCGCCGAACAGGCAATGAAAAACCCGCAAATGGCGGCGCGCCCCAACATGGAGAACATGCTGAGCAGCAAGGATCTGGACAAGATGATGGACCAGATCGAGAACCTCGCGAAATCCGGCTCGAAGGATCAGGCGCGCCAGATGCTGTCGGAAATGCAGCGGATGATGAACAATCTCCAGGCTGGCCGCTCGCCGCAGGATATGCAGCAGGGCCAGGACAACAGCGAGATGCGCCAGCAGATGGACAAGCTCGGCCAGCTGATGCAGGAGCAGCAGCGGCTGATGGAACAGACGTTCAAGCATGATCAGGCCCTGCGCAACCGTATGCAGATGGGCGATCCGTTGACGGACGAGAACCTGTTCGAGCAGCAGCCCGGAGAGCAGAACCAGCAGCAGGGTCAACAACAGCAGGAACAACAGGGCGGCGACGCGACCGGGCAGATGACAGAGGAGCAACTGCGTCAGGCGCTGAAGGATCTTCAGGGCCAGCAACAGGCTCTGGAAAAGCAGCTCGGCGAGCTTCAGAAGGGCCTAGAGGGCATGGGCATCAAGCCCGGCAAGGGCTTTGGCCAGGCCGGTCGCGAGATGAAGGGCGCGGCAGGCCAGCTGGGCGAAGGTCAGGGCGAACAGGCCGTCGGCAGCCAGGGCCGCGCGCTGCAGGCGCTGCGTGAAGGCGCGCAGGACATGATGAACCAGATGAGCCAGGGTCAGGGCCAAGGGCAAGGTCCCGGCCAGGGCATCCCCCAATACGGCCAGAACGGCCGCGACCCTCTGGGGCGCCGCCAGCAGAACCCCGGCCCGGATTTCGGCGATCAGGTGAAGGTACCCGACGAGATCGACACCCAGCGCGCCCGCGAAATCCTCGACGAAATCCGCCGCCGGCTCGGCAACAATGTCTCGCCGGAGGTGGAGCGGCAGTATCTGGAGCGGTTGCTGGATATTCGGTGA
- the argH gene encoding argininosuccinate lyase, whose amino-acid sequence MADGASETKTSNQMWGGRFASGPDAIMEEINASIGFDKKLYAQDIRGSKVHAEMLAHQGIISGTDKDAILGGLDTILSDIEAGTFEFSRRLEDIHMNVESRLATLIGPAAGRLHTARSRNDQVALDFRLWVKEELQKVETALTRLIAAFLDRAEEHADTVMPGFTHLQTAQPVTFGHHCMAYVEMFGRDRARVRHAIEHMDESPIGAAALAGTGFPIDRHMTAKALGFSGPTRNSIDTVSDRDFALEFLSIAAISATHLSRLAEEIVIWSTPQFGFVRLSDAFSTGSSIMPQKKNPDAAELVRAKTGRINGSLIALLTIMKGLPLAYSKDMQEDKEQVFDSAESLELGLAAMTGMVRDMTINTDRMKKAAGSGFSTATDLADWLVREAGLPFRDAHHVTGRAVALAEGKGCDLGELSLEDLQAIHDAITDKVFDVLTVEASVASRTSFGGTAPAEVRRQIAWWRARN is encoded by the coding sequence ATGGCTGACGGCGCTTCCGAGACGAAAACCTCCAACCAGATGTGGGGCGGTCGTTTCGCGTCCGGACCCGATGCCATCATGGAGGAGATAAACGCCTCCATCGGCTTCGACAAGAAGCTCTATGCGCAGGATATCAGAGGCTCGAAGGTCCATGCCGAGATGCTGGCCCATCAGGGCATCATTTCCGGCACCGACAAGGATGCCATTCTCGGTGGCCTCGACACGATCCTGTCGGACATCGAAGCCGGAACCTTCGAATTCTCCCGCCGCCTCGAAGACATCCACATGAACGTCGAATCGCGGCTGGCGACGCTGATCGGCCCTGCTGCCGGCCGGCTGCACACCGCGCGCTCGCGCAACGATCAGGTCGCGCTCGACTTCCGCCTCTGGGTCAAGGAAGAGTTGCAGAAGGTCGAGACCGCGCTGACGCGCCTGATCGCCGCCTTCCTCGACCGCGCCGAGGAACATGCCGATACGGTCATGCCGGGCTTCACCCATCTGCAGACGGCCCAGCCGGTGACCTTCGGCCATCACTGCATGGCCTATGTCGAGATGTTCGGCCGCGACCGTGCCCGCGTGCGGCATGCCATCGAGCACATGGACGAAAGCCCGATCGGTGCGGCCGCACTCGCCGGCACCGGCTTTCCGATCGACCGGCACATGACGGCGAAGGCGCTCGGCTTCTCCGGCCCGACACGCAATTCCATCGACACGGTCTCCGACCGGGATTTCGCGCTGGAGTTCCTGTCGATCGCGGCGATCTCCGCCACCCATCTGTCGCGCCTTGCCGAAGAGATCGTCATCTGGTCGACGCCGCAATTCGGTTTTGTGCGCCTTTCGGATGCCTTCTCCACCGGCTCTTCCATCATGCCGCAGAAGAAGAACCCGGATGCCGCCGAACTGGTGCGCGCCAAGACCGGCCGCATCAACGGCTCGCTGATCGCGCTTCTCACCATCATGAAGGGCCTGCCGCTCGCCTATTCCAAGGACATGCAGGAAGACAAGGAACAGGTCTTCGACAGCGCGGAGAGCCTGGAGCTGGGCCTTGCCGCCATGACCGGCATGGTCCGCGACATGACCATCAACACCGACCGGATGAAAAAGGCAGCAGGCTCCGGCTTCTCCACCGCGACCGACCTTGCCGACTGGCTGGTCCGCGAAGCCGGCCTGCCCTTCCGCGACGCGCACCACGTCACCGGCCGCGCCGTGGCGCTGGCCGAAGGCAAGGGTTGCGACCTTGGCGAACTCAGCCTCGAAGACCTCCAGGCCATTCACGATGCGATCACCGACAAGGTCTTCGATGTCCTGACCGTCGAGGCCTCCGTCGCCAGCCGCACCTCCTTCGGCGGAACGGCCCCGGCCGAAGTCCGCCGCCAGATCGCCTGGTGGCGCGCGCGCAACTGA
- a CDS encoding rhomboid family intramembrane serine protease, with translation MFIPLHDRNNLKHIRLQVVTIGLIVANVLVFFLTGPLFVEASTVNADLLSFGYIPALIFGDATLAPGIAVVPEAATHITYAFLHADLYHLGTNMLFLWVFGDNVEDALGHLRFLVFYLACAAAGALVHGLVVPFSQAPLIGASGAVSGVVAAYFLLHPKVRVWVLVLFRIPLPLPAFIPLALWIAQQFYMLAVDPSADVSWGAHVGGIIAGLLLVLVMRRKGVPLFDRVVIVPKAVRLADAGPRDHPPQQERAGPWGTRP, from the coding sequence ATGTTCATACCGCTTCACGATCGCAACAACCTGAAGCATATCCGCCTGCAGGTCGTGACGATCGGGCTGATCGTGGCGAACGTGCTCGTCTTCTTCCTCACCGGCCCACTCTTCGTGGAAGCCTCGACCGTCAATGCCGATCTTCTCTCCTTCGGCTATATCCCGGCGCTGATCTTCGGCGATGCGACATTGGCGCCCGGTATCGCCGTCGTGCCGGAAGCCGCAACCCACATCACCTATGCCTTCCTGCATGCCGATCTCTACCACCTCGGCACCAACATGCTGTTCCTTTGGGTGTTCGGCGACAATGTGGAGGACGCGCTGGGCCACCTGCGCTTCCTGGTCTTCTACCTTGCCTGCGCGGCGGCCGGTGCACTCGTCCACGGACTGGTGGTACCCTTTTCGCAGGCTCCGCTGATCGGCGCGTCCGGCGCGGTCTCGGGTGTTGTCGCGGCCTATTTCCTGCTGCATCCCAAAGTCCGCGTCTGGGTGCTCGTCCTCTTCCGTATTCCCCTGCCATTGCCGGCCTTCATCCCGCTGGCACTGTGGATTGCCCAGCAGTTTTACATGCTGGCGGTCGATCCCTCGGCCGACGTCTCATGGGGCGCGCATGTCGGCGGCATTATCGCTGGCCTTCTCTTGGTCCTTGTCATGCGCCGAAAGGGCGTTCCCCTGTTCGACCGGGTCGTTATCGTACCCAAGGCGGTGCGTCTCGCCGACGCCGGGCCACGCGACCACCCGCCACAGCAGGAGAGAGCAGGCCCATGGGGCACGCGCCCGTGA
- the lysA gene encoding diaminopimelate decarboxylase: MNHFEYRDGVLHAEDVPVTDIARAVGTPFYCYSTATLERHYAVFAKAFDGIDALVCYAMKANSNQAVLKTLGRLGAGIDVVSGGELARALAAGIPAERIMFSGVGKTAGEMDLALAAGIYCFNVESEPELEVLNARAVRLNRQAHVSFRINPDVDAKTHAKISTGKKENKFGIGYERARAVYAHAATLPGIKVTGIDMHIGSQITDLQPFEDAFKVLRDLVETLRADGHVIDHVDVGGGLGVPYKEDNNPPPLPDAYAAIVKDQLAGLGCRIVMEPGRLIVGNAGILVTETIYVKDGGSKTFVIVDAAMNDLIRPTLYEAYHEIRPVRISAANAPRIRADVVGPVCETGDYLGLDREMAMPRAGDLFAVSTAGAYGAVQAGTYNSRLLVPEVLVKGNRFHVVRPRTTIEDLIGLDSLPDWLSQD; the protein is encoded by the coding sequence GTGAATCATTTCGAATATCGCGACGGCGTTCTGCATGCGGAAGACGTGCCGGTCACCGACATCGCCCGCGCCGTCGGCACGCCCTTCTATTGCTATTCCACCGCGACGCTGGAGCGGCACTACGCCGTCTTCGCAAAGGCCTTCGACGGCATCGACGCGCTCGTCTGTTATGCGATGAAGGCGAATTCCAACCAGGCCGTCCTCAAGACGCTCGGCCGCCTCGGCGCCGGCATCGACGTGGTCTCCGGCGGCGAGCTCGCCCGCGCGCTGGCGGCGGGCATTCCGGCCGAGCGCATCATGTTCTCCGGCGTCGGCAAGACGGCGGGCGAGATGGATCTGGCGCTGGCCGCCGGCATCTACTGCTTCAACGTCGAGTCCGAGCCGGAGCTCGAAGTCCTCAACGCCCGCGCCGTACGGCTGAACCGTCAGGCGCACGTCTCCTTCCGCATCAATCCGGATGTGGACGCGAAGACCCACGCGAAGATCTCGACCGGCAAGAAGGAAAACAAATTCGGCATCGGCTATGAGCGCGCCCGCGCGGTCTACGCCCATGCAGCGACGCTTCCCGGCATCAAGGTCACCGGCATCGACATGCATATCGGCAGCCAGATCACCGATCTGCAACCGTTCGAGGATGCCTTCAAGGTGCTGCGCGATCTCGTGGAAACGTTGCGGGCCGATGGCCACGTCATCGACCATGTCGATGTCGGCGGCGGCCTCGGCGTACCCTACAAGGAAGACAACAATCCACCGCCCTTGCCCGATGCTTATGCGGCGATCGTCAAGGACCAGCTCGCCGGCCTCGGCTGCCGCATCGTCATGGAGCCCGGCCGCCTGATCGTCGGCAATGCCGGTATTCTGGTCACCGAGACGATCTATGTGAAGGATGGCGGGTCGAAGACTTTCGTCATCGTCGATGCCGCGATGAACGACCTCATCCGCCCGACCCTCTATGAGGCCTATCACGAGATCCGCCCTGTGCGGATCTCTGCCGCCAATGCGCCGCGTATCCGGGCGGACGTGGTCGGCCCGGTCTGCGAGACCGGCGATTATCTGGGGCTCGACCGTGAGATGGCCATGCCGCGTGCCGGCGATCTGTTCGCCGTCAGCACGGCCGGCGCCTATGGCGCCGTGCAGGCGGGCACCTACAATTCGCGGCTGCTGGTGCCGGAGGTGCTCGTCAAGGGCAACCGCTTCCACGTCGTGCGGCCCCGCACCACCATCGAAGACCTGATCGGCCTCGACAGCCTGCCGGATTGGCTTTCGCAAGACTGA